A genomic segment from Sorangium aterium encodes:
- a CDS encoding sigma factor-like helix-turn-helix DNA-binding protein, with translation MPPPGGRRPGPAGLHRRLGAVAPWGVEARALLDLLWLVERRVLILVGEGEQVSEVARSLGLPLGTAFSRLRRGRKRLAAVLKRRRRLQ, from the coding sequence CTGCCGCCGCCGGGAGGTCGCCGTCCCGGACCCGCGGGCCTACATCGCCGGCTGGGTGCCGTCGCCCCATGGGGGGTCGAGGCACGCGCGCTCCTCGATCTGCTCTGGTTGGTGGAGCGCCGGGTGCTGATCCTCGTGGGCGAGGGGGAGCAGGTCAGCGAGGTCGCCCGGAGCCTCGGGCTTCCGCTCGGGACCGCGTTCTCACGGCTCCGTCGGGGGCGGAAGCGTCTCGCCGCTGTGCTCAAGCGGCGGCGTCGCTTGCAGTAG